In one Nicotiana tomentosiformis chromosome 6, ASM39032v3, whole genome shotgun sequence genomic region, the following are encoded:
- the LOC138894788 gene encoding uncharacterized protein, translating into MSPKAMFPRSLFAMIAPTISQHANFLASEGLQRLIREKEELTSERDQLLAERDRTVLRLSELETRAADAIFLEARLQQNVQKVVTLSQEIGPLTVRFDEAKAKWAEVQNAVLAAVDRDAASAERVINLEAALNSKSEELAAVKVKHAQLEEKYRKPIEHNRLFRSTVRELEVSLKSARSTRENFSAKVTQLKEELKRRTASLIVKKTYSMRRNLEAFEKFVVNVPPPPPKKRGSFS; encoded by the exons ATGTCCCCCAAAGCTATGTTTCCGAgatcattgtttgccatgattgcacctacaatttctcaacac gctaactttcttgcttctgagggccttcaaaggttgattcgtgagaaggaagaacttacttctgaaagggatcagcttttggcggaacgggaccggactgttctccgcctctcggaactggaaaccagAGCTGCTGATGCCATTTTTTTGGAGGCTCGCTTGCAGCAAAATGTGCAAAAAGttgtaacccttagccaagaaattgggccgctgacggttagatttgatgaggccaaggccaaatgggcagaAGTCCAGAACGCGGTTCTTGCTGCAGTCGACCGTGatgctgcctccgctgaaagagtgattaacttggaggcagccttgaactccaaaagtgaagagcttgctgccGTGAAGGTgaaacatgcccagctagaagagaagtacagaaAACCTattgagcataataggctctttcgTTCAACTGTCCGCGAGCTCGAGgtcagcctcaaatctgctagatCCACCCGGGAAAACTTTTCCGCCAAGgttactcaactcaaagaagaacttaagcgccgaacggcttccctcattgttaaaaagacgtatagcatgaggagaaactTGGAAGCTTTCGAGAAATTTGTGGTTAAtgtaccccctcccccccccaaaaaaagagGAAGCTTTTCATGA
- the LOC104109496 gene encoding uncharacterized protein — protein sequence MSSLMGSNGLVLATAMVVSAGTVILFDLLREKYLSTIQFELTNNKQEYSPHGKHILKSCLSSGEKKKKKRVHFAANVKDSNGNGEEYRRVFKKYYSKTQSNSCGMPENRRALYTGILKDRVHRMEFSY from the exons ATGTCAAGCTTGATGGGCTCAAATGGTTTGGTCTTGGCAACAGCAATGGTTGTCTCTGCTGGCACTGTTATTCTTTTTGATCTACTTCGGGAAAAGTATTTGTCAACTATTCAGTTTGAACTTacaaacaacaaacaagaatatTCCCCACATGGAAAACATATACTCAAGTCTTGTTTATCTTCAG gtgaaaagaagaaaaagaagagagtTCATTTTGCAGCTAATGTGAAAGATTCAAATGGAAATGGCGAGGAGTATAGAAGGGTATTTAAGAAATATTATAGCAAAACTCAAAGTAATTCGTGTGGTATGCCAGAGAATCGTAGAGCTTTGTACACTGGAATTCTCAAGGATCGGGTGCATCGCATGGAGTTCTCTTATTGA
- the LOC104109495 gene encoding uncharacterized protein isoform X1 yields MRAALFLIGSISARFLQFIACMGGCLGSDSKTKLTSSVHEPLNGQEYLDQVVHKAKLSKDFWTTSTCDMESNSAAQSRGSISSISTSTQAHDAHGAANTNEHSEFVNHGVLLWSQTRQQWVGHKIPEKPKQLLEPKLRYIFSIDGSYFERKFGFAVGMLPMIVCWEATSHFPSLFHLLKW; encoded by the exons ATGAGAGCAGCATTGTTTCTAATCGGATCTATTTCAGCTCGGTTCCTCCAATTCATTGCATGCATGGG TGGTTGTTTGGGATCCGATAGTAAAACCAAATTAACTTCCTCAGTTCATGAGCCATTGAATGGGCAGGAATATCTAGATCAGGTAGTCCATAAAGCTAAACTTTCAAAGGATTTTTGGACAACCAGCACGTGTGACATGGAGAGCAACAGTGCCGCTCAGTCACGAGGAAGCATCTCGTCAATTAGTACATCTACCCAGGCACATGATGCTCATGGCGCTGCAAATACGAACGAACATTCCGAATTTGTAAATCATG GAGTCCTTCTCTGGAGCCAAACCAGACAGCAATGGGTTGGACATAAAATTCCCGAGAAACCAAAACAGCTGCTTGAACCCAAATTAAG GTACATTTTTTCTATTGATGGATCTTACTTTGAAAGAAAATTTGGTTTTGCAGTTGGAATGCTACCTATGATAGTCTGCTGGGAAGCAACAAGCCATTTCCCAAGCCTATTCCACTTGCT GAAATGGTAG
- the LOC104109495 gene encoding uncharacterized protein isoform X2, with amino-acid sequence MRAALFLIGSISARFLQFIACMGGCLGSDSKTKLTSSVHEPLNGQEYLDQVVHKAKLSKDFWTTSTCDMESNSAAQSRGSISSISTSTQAHDAHGAANTNEHSEFVNHGVLLWSQTRQQWVGHKIPEKPKQLLEPKLSWNATYDSLLGSNKPFPKPIPLAEMVDFLVDVWEQEGMYD; translated from the exons ATGAGAGCAGCATTGTTTCTAATCGGATCTATTTCAGCTCGGTTCCTCCAATTCATTGCATGCATGGG TGGTTGTTTGGGATCCGATAGTAAAACCAAATTAACTTCCTCAGTTCATGAGCCATTGAATGGGCAGGAATATCTAGATCAGGTAGTCCATAAAGCTAAACTTTCAAAGGATTTTTGGACAACCAGCACGTGTGACATGGAGAGCAACAGTGCCGCTCAGTCACGAGGAAGCATCTCGTCAATTAGTACATCTACCCAGGCACATGATGCTCATGGCGCTGCAAATACGAACGAACATTCCGAATTTGTAAATCATG GAGTCCTTCTCTGGAGCCAAACCAGACAGCAATGGGTTGGACATAAAATTCCCGAGAAACCAAAACAGCTGCTTGAACCCAAATTAAG TTGGAATGCTACCTATGATAGTCTGCTGGGAAGCAACAAGCCATTTCCCAAGCCTATTCCACTTGCT GAAATGGTAGATTTTCTTGTGGATGTTTGGGAGCAGGAAGGAATGTATGATTGA
- the LOC104109495 gene encoding uncharacterized protein isoform X4, translating into MHGSSGCLGSDSKTKLTSSVHEPLNGQEYLDQVVHKAKLSKDFWTTSTCDMESNSAAQSRGSISSISTSTQAHDAHGAANTNEHSEFVNHGVLLWSQTRQQWVGHKIPEKPKQLLEPKLSWNATYDSLLGSNKPFPKPIPLAEMVDFLVDVWEQEGMYD; encoded by the exons ATGCATGGG AGCAGTGGTTGTTTGGGATCCGATAGTAAAACCAAATTAACTTCCTCAGTTCATGAGCCATTGAATGGGCAGGAATATCTAGATCAGGTAGTCCATAAAGCTAAACTTTCAAAGGATTTTTGGACAACCAGCACGTGTGACATGGAGAGCAACAGTGCCGCTCAGTCACGAGGAAGCATCTCGTCAATTAGTACATCTACCCAGGCACATGATGCTCATGGCGCTGCAAATACGAACGAACATTCCGAATTTGTAAATCATG GAGTCCTTCTCTGGAGCCAAACCAGACAGCAATGGGTTGGACATAAAATTCCCGAGAAACCAAAACAGCTGCTTGAACCCAAATTAAG TTGGAATGCTACCTATGATAGTCTGCTGGGAAGCAACAAGCCATTTCCCAAGCCTATTCCACTTGCT GAAATGGTAGATTTTCTTGTGGATGTTTGGGAGCAGGAAGGAATGTATGATTGA
- the LOC104109495 gene encoding uncharacterized protein isoform X3 produces the protein MHGSSGCLGSDSKTKLTSSVHEPLNGQEYLDQVVHKAKLSKDFWTTSTCDMESNSAAQSRGSISSISTSTQAHDAHGAANTNEHSEFVNHGVLLWSQTRQQWVGHKIPEKPKQLLEPKLRYIFSIDGSYFERKFGFAVGMLPMIVCWEATSHFPSLFHLLKW, from the exons ATGCATGGG AGCAGTGGTTGTTTGGGATCCGATAGTAAAACCAAATTAACTTCCTCAGTTCATGAGCCATTGAATGGGCAGGAATATCTAGATCAGGTAGTCCATAAAGCTAAACTTTCAAAGGATTTTTGGACAACCAGCACGTGTGACATGGAGAGCAACAGTGCCGCTCAGTCACGAGGAAGCATCTCGTCAATTAGTACATCTACCCAGGCACATGATGCTCATGGCGCTGCAAATACGAACGAACATTCCGAATTTGTAAATCATG GAGTCCTTCTCTGGAGCCAAACCAGACAGCAATGGGTTGGACATAAAATTCCCGAGAAACCAAAACAGCTGCTTGAACCCAAATTAAG GTACATTTTTTCTATTGATGGATCTTACTTTGAAAGAAAATTTGGTTTTGCAGTTGGAATGCTACCTATGATAGTCTGCTGGGAAGCAACAAGCCATTTCCCAAGCCTATTCCACTTGCT GAAATGGTAG
- the LOC104109495 gene encoding uncharacterized protein isoform X5, whose protein sequence is MESNSAAQSRGSISSISTSTQAHDAHGAANTNEHSEFVNHGVLLWSQTRQQWVGHKIPEKPKQLLEPKLSWNATYDSLLGSNKPFPKPIPLAEMVDFLVDVWEQEGMYD, encoded by the exons ATGGAGAGCAACAGTGCCGCTCAGTCACGAGGAAGCATCTCGTCAATTAGTACATCTACCCAGGCACATGATGCTCATGGCGCTGCAAATACGAACGAACATTCCGAATTTGTAAATCATG GAGTCCTTCTCTGGAGCCAAACCAGACAGCAATGGGTTGGACATAAAATTCCCGAGAAACCAAAACAGCTGCTTGAACCCAAATTAAG TTGGAATGCTACCTATGATAGTCTGCTGGGAAGCAACAAGCCATTTCCCAAGCCTATTCCACTTGCT GAAATGGTAGATTTTCTTGTGGATGTTTGGGAGCAGGAAGGAATGTATGATTGA